The Spirochaeta isovalerica genome includes a window with the following:
- a CDS encoding NAD-dependent epimerase/dehydratase family protein, which produces MKDLIIGITGSTGYLGSNTVDFFKSKGCVIRCLVRNRASVRDSENVTYVEGDILEPETLNSFIENLDVCLHLAAFVGSAPWATYRKVNGEGTRNICSKIIELNPACRFVYCSSIAVLKRRKILRFVDTDYARSKYLGQRYAEQARDRSGLKLTIVYSGMIYGANDKRFLPSLIKYLSMGKLILLSGGEKNSPLIYIDDLCELFYRIAMSSSSVNRAYMGVNTEPAGIHDFFTLLAEKTGNPLPYKKLSKAIILIPAMIIEDIWQLLCLPGNPPLARRIADVLSINLNHGKFNYKNNLNWVPEISMDEGLDRALRSICRRI; this is translated from the coding sequence ATGAAAGACTTGATCATCGGGATTACCGGAAGCACAGGCTATCTCGGTTCGAATACTGTTGACTTTTTTAAATCAAAAGGATGCGTAATCAGGTGCCTTGTAAGAAACAGGGCTTCTGTACGGGATAGTGAAAATGTTACTTATGTCGAAGGTGATATCCTTGAGCCCGAGACTTTGAATTCCTTTATCGAAAATCTGGATGTTTGCCTCCATTTGGCTGCTTTCGTCGGTTCTGCTCCATGGGCGACCTACAGGAAAGTAAATGGCGAAGGTACAAGAAATATCTGCAGTAAAATAATCGAACTCAATCCCGCATGCCGATTCGTATACTGTTCGAGCATTGCCGTCCTCAAACGGAGAAAAATACTCAGATTTGTCGATACGGATTATGCCAGGAGCAAATATCTCGGTCAGCGATATGCGGAGCAGGCTCGCGATAGATCGGGACTAAAGCTGACGATAGTCTATTCGGGGATGATATACGGAGCCAATGACAAGCGCTTTCTGCCATCATTGATCAAATACTTAAGCATGGGAAAACTAATCCTTCTCTCCGGCGGCGAAAAAAATTCTCCTTTGATCTATATCGATGACTTATGCGAACTCTTCTACAGAATCGCCATGAGCTCATCCTCTGTCAATCGGGCATACATGGGAGTCAATACAGAGCCGGCCGGAATACATGATTTCTTCACACTGCTGGCTGAAAAAACCGGGAATCCCCTCCCTTATAAAAAACTATCTAAAGCCATCATCCTGATTCCGGCGATGATAATAGAGGATATCTGGCAGCTGCTTTGCCTTCCCGGCAACCCTCCGCTAGCCAGAAGAATCGCCGATGTTCTATCCATCAATCTGAATCACGGAAAATTCAATTATAAAAACAACCTGAACTGGGTCCCGGAAATCTCTATGGATGAAGGACTTGATAGAGCTCTCCGCTCCATCTGCCGCAGGATCTGA
- a CDS encoding response regulator transcription factor, translating into MYNVVICEDEDIIRKGLIFSYDFQSLNLKIAADFDNPLSCLEYLADHDADIIITDIKMPLMSGLDMISKIENRKKYEFIILSGHSDFEYAKKAITYGVTEYLVKPLDHQLLEVSLKKAIANLNDKNLLQNTKYQIEDISKVYQDIQNEDSLFQSIIAYIKENYMHKIVLDDVAGELNYSVSSIKHKLKEHDLKFNTTLNRYRIYKSIQFMKLNEVPVYQIAKMVGFSDYRYFCTKFKKYTGYSVTELVQKNQ; encoded by the coding sequence ATGTATAATGTTGTTATTTGCGAAGATGAAGATATTATCCGGAAAGGACTGATTTTCAGCTATGACTTTCAGAGCCTGAACTTGAAAATAGCCGCGGATTTTGATAATCCTCTTTCCTGTCTGGAGTATTTAGCTGATCATGATGCGGATATCATTATAACAGATATAAAAATGCCGCTGATGAGCGGATTGGACATGATCAGTAAAATTGAGAACAGGAAGAAATATGAATTTATCATATTAAGCGGACACAGCGATTTTGAGTATGCGAAAAAAGCGATTACCTACGGTGTTACAGAGTATCTGGTAAAACCTCTGGATCATCAGCTGCTTGAGGTTTCCCTGAAAAAAGCTATTGCTAATCTCAACGATAAGAACCTGCTGCAGAATACCAAATATCAAATCGAAGATATATCGAAAGTGTATCAGGATATACAGAATGAGGATTCTCTTTTCCAGTCGATTATTGCTTATATAAAAGAAAACTATATGCATAAAATCGTATTGGATGATGTCGCCGGAGAATTAAACTACAGCGTCTCTTCCATTAAGCACAAGCTGAAAGAACACGATCTGAAATTCAACACGACCCTGAATCGCTACAGGATCTATAAGTCGATCCAGTTTATGAAGCTGAATGAAGTTCCCGTTTATCAGATCGCCAAAATGGTCGGTTTCAGCGACTATAGATACTTCTGCACAAAATTTAAGAAATATACAGGTTACTCAGTTACGGAACTGGTGCAGAAAAATCAATAG
- a CDS encoding sensor histidine kinase produces the protein MVFSIKLIIVIVLLFATVTIIVNFVNNNLNKNHSIELVNESFSNLMESISAQISSHNSDNDYLQAIQNNYVSRRLVSSTDYTFSRMINVRYNYDIYDMNANPIYQESYHLLPQYKIYLNIIRDRVRKDSPVKFILYPSFKTNTATLIFYGGLYKDGELIGFDMYSIEITDLDYALLPNTGDYVITDRFDGIISTNNNKLLEKSLNFKYAENYTIGAQKYTVTEVKKDFYSIYYLEKKISLSLSYLIVFSLLLAIALVVVAFTNNIVTKIARENTRSFESIIADTNRVSKGHLDHRINEDLEDDFKSLAININEMLEKLNYEITLNKELSETNIIFEKRKLDAQFNPHFLYNSLETIRYSMQYDIKGTEKYILDLTAILRYSISNDINYSSLEKDLTYTEKFLNLYKYRFADKLTYSIRTSEETRDVSIPKLALHPLVSNSIKYGFTNSLSVNIDITSELINGVCFIRVRDNGVNITDEVINEINQICKQKKNPSNHIGVHNVLRRFMILYPDSRLNVWREDEGTVFEISFNKSW, from the coding sequence ATGGTTTTCTCCATAAAGCTGATAATCGTAATTGTATTACTGTTTGCTACTGTGACGATTATTGTCAATTTCGTAAACAATAATTTGAATAAGAATCACAGCATAGAACTTGTTAACGAATCCTTTAGCAATCTGATGGAAAGCATTTCCGCGCAGATAAGCTCACATAATTCCGACAATGATTATCTGCAGGCGATCCAAAACAACTATGTCAGCCGACGACTCGTATCCAGTACGGATTATACATTTTCCCGGATGATAAATGTGCGATACAACTATGACATATACGATATGAATGCCAACCCCATATATCAGGAATCATATCATCTGCTGCCTCAATACAAAATTTATCTCAATATCATCAGAGACCGCGTCAGGAAGGACTCTCCTGTTAAATTTATTCTCTATCCCAGTTTCAAAACCAATACGGCGACACTGATTTTTTACGGGGGGCTGTATAAAGATGGGGAACTGATCGGCTTCGATATGTATTCAATAGAAATAACCGATCTGGATTATGCTCTGCTGCCCAATACAGGCGACTATGTTATAACGGACCGGTTCGACGGCATCATCTCCACCAACAATAACAAACTGCTGGAGAAGAGTCTGAATTTCAAATACGCCGAGAACTATACGATCGGCGCGCAAAAATACACTGTGACAGAAGTAAAAAAGGATTTTTATTCCATCTACTATCTGGAAAAAAAAATCAGCTTGAGCCTGTCCTATTTAATAGTCTTCTCTCTTCTGCTCGCTATAGCTCTTGTCGTGGTGGCATTCACCAATAATATCGTAACAAAAATCGCAAGAGAAAACACCAGGAGCTTCGAGTCCATTATTGCCGATACGAACAGAGTCTCCAAAGGACACCTGGACCACAGAATCAATGAAGATCTCGAAGACGACTTTAAAAGCCTGGCGATCAATATCAATGAGATGCTGGAGAAACTGAACTATGAAATAACATTGAATAAGGAGCTGAGCGAAACCAATATCATTTTTGAAAAAAGAAAGCTCGATGCTCAGTTCAACCCTCATTTTCTGTATAACTCTCTGGAAACCATTCGATATTCCATGCAGTATGATATCAAGGGAACTGAAAAATACATCCTGGACTTAACAGCCATATTAAGATACTCCATATCCAATGATATTAATTACTCTTCCCTGGAAAAGGATCTGACCTATACCGAGAAGTTTCTGAATTTATACAAATACAGATTCGCTGATAAATTAACATACTCCATCAGGACATCGGAGGAAACGAGAGATGTTTCCATACCCAAGCTGGCTCTGCATCCCCTGGTAAGCAACAGTATCAAATATGGGTTTACTAACAGTCTGTCCGTCAATATTGATATCACTTCGGAACTGATCAATGGGGTTTGCTTTATTCGGGTCCGCGATAACGGAGTCAATATTACAGATGAAGTCATAAATGAGATTAATCAGATATGTAAACAGAAGAAGAACCCCTCGAACCATATAGGCGTTCATAATGTTCTAAGGCGGTTTATGATTCTTTATCCCGATTCCCGACTGAATGTCTGGCGCGAAGATGAGGGAACCGTCTTTGAAATCAGTTTTAATAAGAGTTGGTGA
- a CDS encoding alpha/beta fold hydrolase — protein MDKHWTEHDIKINNINLHYYRTGKGVKKTLILVHGFSDNGLCWTQVARALEDEYDVIMPDMRGHGLSSRYSETETLDMASDLAELIKELGLAKPVVGGHSMGSMVTYELAIRYRELPGALFFVDPLWWIGTPFGNPGNQAPEENPIATWAKTLQDIPLDELIKGYREDNPAWSDELIRIMCEAKKQLDMGIVDVLSEKMHRQEWDWQEEVKKFPQPFLLFSGETEKGGFITPEVSARVKEIRPDAMTLQVPDVGHLIHFDGFPVFMEGLKRFLASVDL, from the coding sequence ATGGATAAGCACTGGACCGAGCATGACATCAAGATAAACAACATCAATCTGCACTATTACCGTACAGGGAAAGGAGTGAAAAAAACTCTGATCCTCGTACACGGATTCTCAGACAATGGTCTGTGCTGGACACAGGTCGCCCGCGCGTTGGAAGATGAGTACGATGTTATAATGCCTGATATGCGGGGACATGGTCTTTCTTCCCGATACTCTGAGACAGAGACTCTTGATATGGCTTCAGACCTGGCGGAACTCATAAAAGAGCTGGGCCTGGCCAAGCCAGTGGTCGGTGGTCATTCCATGGGATCCATGGTCACTTATGAGCTGGCTATCCGTTACAGGGAATTACCCGGTGCCTTGTTTTTCGTAGATCCGCTCTGGTGGATCGGCACCCCTTTTGGAAATCCCGGGAATCAGGCCCCCGAAGAAAACCCCATAGCAACCTGGGCGAAAACCCTGCAGGACATCCCCCTGGATGAATTGATAAAAGGTTACAGGGAAGACAACCCTGCCTGGTCCGATGAGCTGATCCGCATTATGTGCGAAGCCAAAAAGCAGCTGGATATGGGTATAGTCGATGTTCTATCCGAAAAAATGCACAGACAGGAGTGGGACTGGCAGGAAGAAGTAAAAAAATTCCCGCAGCCCTTCCTGCTTTTTTCCGGAGAGACTGAAAAAGGCGGTTTTATTACACCGGAAGTCAGTGCCAGAGTGAAAGAAATCAGACCTGACGCCATGACGCTTCAAGTACCGGATGTGGGGCACCTGATACACTTTGACGGTTTCCCTGTTTTTATGGAAGGCTTGAAGAGATTTCTGGCAAGCGTTGATCTATAA